Proteins from a genomic interval of Stenotrophomonas maltophilia R551-3:
- the dmeF gene encoding CDF family Co(II)/Ni(II) efflux transporter DmeF — MQLDALAAARRHEHRFDDGNPLAERNTRRALWLTVAMMLVEIVGGWWFNSMAVLADGWHMSSHALALGLSVFAYRCARRYAHDPRFAFGTWKIEILAGYTSAIALLGVAALMAVQSLERLWVPAPIHYNEAIAIAAVGLGVNLLCAWWLHDSPGHAHHHHGHGHNHHHGHDHDHHDHSHAHGHDLNLRSAYVHVLADAATSVLAIVALLGGKLLGLTWLDPVMGLVGAVLVTVWAIGLLRDSGRILLDAQMDAPVVAEVREVIEQGPWPARLADLHVWQVGRGKYAVSASVVTSDASLDADTVRNALAIHEELVHVTVEIHRSA; from the coding sequence ATGCAATTGGACGCCCTAGCCGCCGCCCGCCGCCACGAACACCGCTTCGACGACGGCAACCCGCTGGCCGAACGCAATACCCGCCGCGCCCTGTGGCTCACCGTCGCCATGATGCTGGTAGAGATCGTCGGCGGCTGGTGGTTCAACTCCATGGCCGTGCTCGCCGACGGCTGGCACATGAGTTCGCACGCGCTGGCGCTGGGCCTGTCGGTGTTCGCCTACCGCTGTGCGCGGCGCTATGCACACGATCCGCGCTTCGCCTTCGGCACCTGGAAGATCGAGATCCTTGCCGGCTATACCAGCGCCATCGCACTGCTTGGTGTTGCCGCGCTGATGGCCGTGCAATCACTGGAGCGGCTGTGGGTACCGGCGCCGATCCACTACAACGAAGCCATCGCCATCGCGGCGGTAGGGCTGGGCGTGAACCTGCTCTGCGCCTGGTGGCTGCACGACAGCCCGGGCCACGCGCATCACCATCATGGGCATGGGCACAACCATCACCATGGGCATGATCACGATCACCACGACCACAGCCATGCGCACGGTCACGACCTCAATCTGCGCTCGGCCTACGTGCACGTGCTGGCCGACGCCGCCACCTCGGTGCTGGCCATCGTCGCCCTGCTTGGCGGCAAGCTGCTGGGCCTGACCTGGCTGGACCCGGTGATGGGCCTCGTCGGCGCCGTGCTGGTGACGGTCTGGGCGATCGGCCTGCTGCGCGACAGCGGCCGCATCCTGCTCGACGCGCAGATGGATGCACCGGTGGTGGCCGAAGTGCGCGAAGTGATCGAACAGGGCCCGTGGCCGGCACGCCTGGCCGACCTGCACGTCTGGCAGGTGGGTCGCGGCAAGTACGCGGTCAGCGCTAGTGTGGTCACCAGCGACGCCAGTCTGGATGCCGATACCGTGCGCAACGCGCTGGCGATTCATGAGGAACTGGTGCACGTGACGGTGGAGATTCACCGCAGCGCCTGA
- a CDS encoding metal/formaldehyde-sensitive transcriptional repressor, with translation MAHVHKNRKQLLTRVRRIAGQVAALEQALDRPEGEAGDCADVLVQVAAVRGAAHSLLMELLHEHLQEHVVGAEDPQQRAAEAEVLVELLRRYGK, from the coding sequence ATGGCTCATGTACACAAGAATCGAAAGCAGCTGCTGACCCGGGTGCGCCGTATCGCGGGTCAGGTGGCGGCATTGGAGCAGGCGCTGGACAGGCCCGAGGGTGAGGCTGGCGACTGCGCGGACGTGCTGGTGCAGGTGGCCGCCGTGCGCGGTGCGGCCCACAGCCTGCTGATGGAGCTGCTGCACGAACATCTGCAGGAGCACGTGGTCGGCGCCGAGGACCCGCAGCAGCGGGCGGCTGAGGCCGAAGTACTGGTGGAGCTGCTGCGCCGCTACGGCAAATAG
- a CDS encoding MerC domain-containing protein: MKSPSAVLLDAGAVALSSLCLLHCLALPLLAAALPLFGAWAEAEWVHLLFVAIALPLTGYALWRAERRHPLPVLAWATAGVGLGLLLAGALALPTHAWETPMTVTGSLLLAATHIWNARHRHAG, translated from the coding sequence ATGAAGTCGCCTTCTGCCGTCCTGCTTGATGCCGGCGCGGTCGCCCTGTCCAGCCTGTGCCTGCTGCACTGCCTGGCGCTGCCCCTGCTGGCCGCCGCGCTCCCCCTGTTCGGCGCGTGGGCCGAAGCGGAATGGGTGCACCTGCTGTTCGTGGCCATCGCCCTGCCGCTGACCGGCTACGCGCTGTGGCGGGCCGAGCGCCGTCACCCGCTGCCGGTACTGGCCTGGGCCACCGCCGGCGTGGGTCTTGGCCTGCTGCTGGCCGGCGCACTGGCGCTGCCGACGCATGCATGGGAAACACCGATGACCGTCACCGGCAGCCTGCTGCTGGCCGCCACGCATATCTGGAACGCGCGGCACCGGCACGCGGGGTAG
- a CDS encoding GTP-binding protein, with amino-acid sequence MNTVSRADRRLPVTVLSGFLGAGKTTLLNQILRNREGLRVAVIVNDMSEVNIDAQLVREGGAELRRTEETLVEFSNGCICCTLRDDLLQEVRRLADADRYDYLLIESTGIGEPMPVAATFAVRDEHGFSLSDIARLDTMVTVVDGSAFLADFGSTLRLAERGQQAGPDDDRGVVDLLCEQVEFADVIVVSKVDQVDDEVLQDTLAVLRGLNRDAKLLLSSFGDVPLAELLDTGRFDMERAQRAPGWVKELRGEHTPETEEYGIGSFVYRSRRPFHPARFARALQSGMPGVIRSKGWFWLANRMDWVGELNTVGAATRTQAAGFWYAARDRVRARLEDTTPLLPPTPLPYSDLGWARQQADCWSAPLPGLEEFPDSAAHTAMQRLWHPLWGDRRQELVVIGVHMDERAVRAELDACLLNDQELRAGPLLWHQLPQAFPVWKR; translated from the coding sequence ATGAACACTGTTTCCCGCGCCGACCGTCGCCTTCCGGTCACCGTGCTGTCCGGCTTCCTCGGGGCCGGCAAGACCACCCTGCTCAACCAGATCCTGCGCAACCGCGAGGGCCTGCGCGTGGCGGTCATCGTCAACGACATGAGCGAGGTCAACATCGATGCGCAGCTGGTGCGCGAGGGTGGCGCCGAACTGCGCCGCACCGAAGAGACGCTGGTGGAGTTCAGCAACGGCTGCATCTGCTGCACGCTACGCGACGACCTGCTGCAGGAAGTGCGGCGCCTGGCTGATGCGGATCGCTACGACTACCTGCTGATCGAATCGACGGGCATCGGTGAACCGATGCCGGTGGCGGCCACGTTCGCGGTGCGCGACGAGCACGGTTTCAGCCTGAGTGATATCGCGCGGCTGGACACGATGGTGACGGTGGTCGACGGCAGCGCATTCCTTGCCGACTTCGGTTCGACCCTGCGCCTGGCCGAGCGCGGCCAGCAGGCCGGGCCGGACGATGATCGCGGTGTGGTCGACCTGCTGTGCGAACAGGTCGAGTTCGCCGACGTGATCGTGGTCAGCAAGGTGGACCAGGTGGATGACGAAGTGTTGCAGGACACGCTGGCGGTACTGCGTGGCTTGAACCGGGATGCGAAGCTGCTGCTGTCCAGCTTCGGTGATGTGCCGTTGGCCGAGCTGCTGGATACCGGTCGCTTCGACATGGAGCGTGCGCAACGCGCGCCGGGTTGGGTGAAGGAGCTGCGTGGCGAGCACACACCGGAAACCGAAGAGTACGGCATCGGCAGCTTCGTCTACCGTTCGCGGCGTCCGTTCCACCCCGCGCGATTCGCCCGCGCGCTGCAGTCCGGCATGCCCGGCGTGATCCGCAGCAAGGGCTGGTTCTGGCTGGCCAACCGCATGGATTGGGTAGGCGAGTTGAACACCGTGGGCGCGGCGACGCGGACGCAGGCGGCGGGTTTCTGGTATGCCGCGCGCGACCGCGTGCGGGCTAGGCTGGAAGACACCACACCGTTGTTGCCGCCGACGCCGTTGCCTTACAGCGACCTGGGATGGGCGCGGCAGCAGGCCGATTGCTGGAGCGCGCCGCTGCCGGGGCTTGAGGAATTCCCGGATTCGGCCGCGCACACGGCGATGCAGCGGCTGTGGCACCCATTGTGGGGTGATCGCCGCCAGGAGCTAGTGGTGATTGGTGTGCACATGGACGAGCGCGCGGTGCGTGCGGAGCTGGATGCGTGCCTTCTCAACGACCAGGAGCTGCGTGCGGGGCCATTGTTGTGGCACCAGTTGCCGCAGGCGTTCCCTGTGTGGAAGCGTTGA
- a CDS encoding ABC-F family ATP-binding cassette domain-containing protein produces the protein MTPHSLTLDRVSYRLADGRVLFSDLSFSFEPVATGLVGANGTGKSVLARLLAGRLSPDSGQVRGSDRVFLLPTPGYPPAGTVGELAGVGEALSALARIEAGSVDEADFTCVGERWDLRERLQQQWQALGLPDDLDHAQPAARLSGGQAMQVALSGAWASGADWLILDEPSNHLDARHRQQLYKQLQQWRGGLLAISHDRELLGRMQQIVELDARGLHRYGGAWQHYAEVRAAEREAAAAQLDHARAQHRQQQRSAREQNERQQQRQARGNREAKQANQAPILLGRQKQRAEASLGRAQQVQSERLQASAEQLRAAISAVHTAPELALFAGAGERGSTRLLQAEALVLPHGCSAPLQLEIRRGQRIAVVGDNGSGKSTLLRVLAGQLRARDGTVQRHAPLALLDQQLLGLSGEHSILDSVQAANPGADPGELRTRLALLGLDAQRIQRPASSLSDGERVKGALASVLYADPAPQLLLLDEPGNALDLSALQALEELLAAWPGALMMVSHDLHLLQALRPTQVLQVTANSWQWRDSL, from the coding sequence ATGACCCCGCATTCCCTCACGCTCGATCGCGTGTCGTATCGATTGGCCGACGGCCGAGTGCTGTTTTCCGATCTGTCGTTTTCCTTCGAACCGGTCGCCACCGGCCTGGTCGGTGCCAATGGCACCGGCAAAAGCGTGCTCGCACGCCTGCTGGCCGGGCGGCTGTCGCCCGACAGTGGCCAGGTGCGTGGCAGTGACCGCGTGTTCCTGTTGCCCACACCGGGCTATCCACCAGCCGGCACCGTGGGCGAGTTGGCCGGTGTGGGTGAAGCGCTGTCCGCGCTGGCACGCATCGAAGCCGGCAGCGTCGATGAGGCCGACTTCACCTGCGTAGGCGAGCGCTGGGACCTGCGCGAACGCCTGCAGCAGCAATGGCAGGCGCTAGGACTGCCCGACGATCTCGATCACGCCCAGCCTGCCGCACGCCTCAGTGGCGGCCAGGCGATGCAGGTGGCGCTGTCCGGCGCGTGGGCCAGCGGCGCCGACTGGTTGATCCTGGACGAACCCAGCAATCACCTTGATGCGCGTCATCGCCAGCAGCTGTACAAGCAGTTGCAGCAATGGCGCGGCGGCCTGCTGGCAATCAGCCATGATCGCGAACTGCTGGGCCGCATGCAGCAGATTGTCGAACTTGATGCGCGTGGCCTGCATCGCTATGGCGGCGCGTGGCAGCACTATGCCGAAGTGCGCGCCGCCGAACGCGAAGCCGCCGCCGCCCAGCTCGACCATGCGCGCGCCCAGCACCGACAGCAGCAACGCAGCGCGCGCGAGCAGAACGAACGCCAGCAGCAACGTCAGGCACGTGGCAATCGCGAAGCAAAGCAGGCCAACCAGGCACCGATCCTGCTCGGCCGCCAGAAGCAGCGTGCCGAAGCCAGCCTTGGTCGCGCGCAGCAGGTGCAGTCAGAACGCCTGCAGGCCAGTGCAGAGCAGCTGCGTGCAGCGATATCCGCGGTTCACACCGCGCCGGAACTGGCGCTGTTTGCCGGTGCGGGGGAACGTGGCAGCACGCGCCTGCTGCAGGCCGAGGCCTTGGTGCTGCCGCATGGCTGCAGTGCCCCGTTGCAGCTGGAGATCCGTCGCGGCCAGCGCATCGCCGTGGTCGGTGACAACGGCAGTGGCAAATCCACCCTGCTGCGTGTGCTGGCCGGCCAGCTGCGAGCGCGCGATGGCACTGTGCAACGCCACGCGCCACTGGCGCTGCTTGACCAGCAACTGCTGGGATTGTCCGGCGAGCACAGCATCCTCGATAGCGTACAGGCCGCCAATCCGGGGGCGGACCCGGGCGAACTGCGCACTCGGCTCGCACTACTGGGTCTGGACGCACAGCGCATCCAGCGCCCCGCCAGCAGCCTCAGCGATGGCGAACGGGTGAAGGGGGCGTTGGCAAGCGTGCTCTACGCCGATCCCGCGCCGCAGCTGTTGCTGCTGGACGAGCCCGGCAATGCACTGGACCTAAGCGCATTGCAGGCACTGGAGGAACTGCTGGCGGCATGGCCGGGTGCCTTGATGATGGTCAGCCACGACCTGCATCTGCTGCAGGCATTGCGGCCGACGCAGGTATTGCAGGTCACCGCCAACAGCTGGCAATGGCGCGACAGTCTGTAG